The Arenibacter algicola region TTACACCCTTAAATCTGAGTAATCTTTGAGGCTAATTGGTGTAAGTTCCATTTCAGATTAAAAGTTAAATTAAATAATAAATTTAGATTTATTTCGCTGCCATTTAGATTCTTAAGAGCCATAAATCATAATTCACTTTATAATTAGGATAAAAAGAAAAACTCTTATTGTTAAACGTAAATTTGTTTAACAAGTGTGGATCTAGGAGCCGCTTGTTGTGCCCAACGAACATAACAACACCTAGAGCAATGTCCTGTAACCGATGTCCTGGAAAACAAGAGACGTTTCAGGTATTTCAACACAAAGAAGAATTTATTATGGTAAAATGAACTATTTACGGGACTCTGATTACAAGGTTCCCAACTTTAGACCGGAGCTTAGTGTATTATAGAAAAGCAAACGATAGATTTAATCAAAACTTTGATATTCCCATATTTAGCTAATCGTTTACTATCTAAAAAAAGAGGTAGGTAATAATAACAGGGAGCATCTATTGATTTGTGTAAATAGAGTGGCAAAGATTTTAAATAGACAATTAAGTAAGGCGACGGTTTTAGATGCGGCATTAAACTAAGATTTGGAAGGTTGATTATTAGCTTTTTTTATTTAAAACAGTCTAAATTTTTATCTAAACTCTGTTTGACGACATTTTTAATAGTTTTAACGGGTTCATTTGAAAAGCGGTTATTTGAAATAATGCTAACCACCTATTTCGAATTTTTTCCCCAATTTTTCCAAACTACAATGTGCATTTGATCCAAAACAAAGTGAGTTAGATATAATAATCAAAAGCAATAAACGCCCGGATTTTTTAATAATTACTTCCAGCTAAATCAAAATAGAAACTATTTAATAAATTAACAGGGTAAATCTTACAATAAAACAAGAAATTTACAATAAATTGTCGATTTAGTAGTTAAAGAATTATGCCTAAAACTAATATAAATTTACCCCAAACCCCCGATGAAAGCAAAAACTGTTCTTTTGATAGAAAACTGTGACCTTGACGCAATATTGATTAAGGAGTCTTTAAAACAAAATGGTAAACTATGTAATATTAATTTGTTGCAACACCGCGGAGAAGTAGCGGCATATTTTGAGAAGCTAATAGTTCAAAAGAAAAATGAAATTCCGGATTTGATCATTGCGAATTGGGAACTTATAATGAATAACGGGGTAAACATGCTATCTCCGTTAAGCAGTTTGGAAAATTCTTTTATTCCTGTTGTAATATTTACTTCGAGTGGGCCAGATATGCGGCCCCATTTTAATAAACAAACCTGTTGCTATATAAAAAAGCCCTTGGATGTTAGGGAGTTTCTGGCAATAATCAAAGAAATTAAATATTCTTGGTTGAGCTTTGTCAACTAGAAGAGTAATTGGTTAAAGGACTCCTACAACTAAAGTTTTTTATGGTTTGTTCTGTACATTTTTATAAAGTCTTAGAATTTCAGAGATTTAAGTTTTTACTAATAATTCTCAGGGCAAAGTCTGTGGTATATACACATAATTAGAGCTTTTTTAGTTGATTTGAAAACCGTAATTGGCCATATTCCTTCTCCTATCTATAATTTTTGTCATAGGACAATAATGTTTTACATGCACTTTATGGATATGGATATGAATATTTGAACTCGACCAAAAGACTAATTTTTATGTACTAGGTAAGGTCGGCGGTAATAACTTGTATAGAACAAATCTAGTTGACTTATTAATCAATTTTACAAAAACGGATGACTTATTTTATTGAAAACTTAATAGAACTAAATGTTGACACTGAAATAGAAATCGGTCTAAACTTAAGAATTAGAGCGGCGACCTCTGAAGAACAGAATGTTATAAAATCGTTTATATCCGCTTTTGGCTTATCGCGGATATTAGAGGTTGCATATGACGGACTATA contains the following coding sequences:
- a CDS encoding response regulator, whose product is MKAKTVLLIENCDLDAILIKESLKQNGKLCNINLLQHRGEVAAYFEKLIVQKKNEIPDLIIANWELIMNNGVNMLSPLSSLENSFIPVVIFTSSGPDMRPHFNKQTCCYIKKPLDVREFLAIIKEIKYSWLSFVN